One region of Ornithinibacter aureus genomic DNA includes:
- a CDS encoding nitroreductase family deazaflavin-dependent oxidoreductase gives MTNDTEATNTVTTGTESTDTYIPSPSDWVRQQVETIEATGDTRSVDIMGLPVVLLTMRGKKTGALRKVPLMRVEHDGVYAAVASKGGAPDHPQWYSNLLANPTLTLMDGTASWDAVAREITGEEREQWWARCVAAFPNYAEYQANTDRTIPVLLLEPVPVG, from the coding sequence ATGACCAACGACACCGAGGCGACCAACACCGTGACCACCGGCACCGAAAGCACCGACACCTACATCCCCAGCCCGTCGGACTGGGTCCGCCAGCAGGTGGAGACCATCGAGGCCACCGGGGACACCCGCTCGGTCGACATCATGGGCCTGCCCGTCGTCCTGCTGACGATGCGTGGCAAGAAGACCGGCGCGCTGCGCAAGGTGCCCCTCATGCGGGTGGAGCACGACGGGGTGTACGCCGCGGTGGCCAGCAAGGGCGGCGCCCCCGACCACCCGCAGTGGTACTCGAACCTGCTGGCCAACCCGACCCTGACGCTCATGGACGGCACCGCCTCGTGGGATGCCGTCGCGCGCGAGATCACCGGTGAGGAGCGGGAGCAGTGGTGGGCACGCTGCGTGGCGGCCTTCCCGAACTACGCGGAGTACCAGGCCAACACCGACCGGACCATCCCGGTGCTCCTGCTGGAGCCGGTGCCAGTGGGCTGA